The following are from one region of the Gadus chalcogrammus isolate NIFS_2021 chromosome 19, NIFS_Gcha_1.0, whole genome shotgun sequence genome:
- the atp6v1g1 gene encoding V-type proton ATPase subunit G 1: MASQSQGIQQLLQAEKRAAEKVAEARKRKNRRLKQAKEEAQAEIEQYRLQREKEFKTKEAAALGSHGNSAVEVDRDTVSRMQGIQASYRGNREVVLGDLLRLACDVRPQVHANYRIAG; this comes from the exons ATGGCGAGCCAATCGCAGGGTatccagcagctgctgcaggccGAGAAGAGAGCGGCTGAGAAGGTGGCGGAGGCCCGCAAGA GGAAGAACCGTCGTCTGAAGCAGGCGAAAGAGGAGGCGCAGGCGGAGATTGAACAGTACCGCCtccagagggagaaggagttcaAAACAAAGGAAGCTGCT gCTCTGGGTTCTCACGGCAACAGTGCGGTAGAGGTTGACCGCGACACCGTGAGCCGCATGCAGGGCATCCAGGCCAGCTACCGTGGCAACCGGGAGGTGGTACTGGGCGACCTCCTACGACTTGCTTGCGACGTTCGGCCCCAGGTCCATGCTAACTACCGCATTGCTGGCTAG